One window of Bacillus sp. THAF10 genomic DNA carries:
- a CDS encoding SRPBCC domain-containing protein, translated as MPNHFHRKLTLPVIAEKVYDAVATEEGVRDWWTVFTKLENEVGGLAEFRFPKAGFYVKAEITELVPNKLVEWKIIDSLHPESSGFQNLRDWEGTTIRFDIQPLSEKETVLQFTHIGLNEELECFEACQRGWTSYLSSLESLVVTGQGSPYKEENM; from the coding sequence GTGCCAAACCATTTTCATAGAAAATTAACTCTACCTGTAATCGCTGAAAAAGTATATGATGCCGTTGCAACAGAAGAAGGCGTACGGGATTGGTGGACAGTCTTTACTAAGCTTGAGAATGAGGTCGGAGGATTGGCCGAATTTCGTTTTCCGAAAGCAGGCTTCTATGTTAAAGCAGAAATCACCGAGCTTGTCCCAAACAAATTAGTGGAATGGAAGATCATTGACTCGCTGCATCCCGAGAGCAGTGGATTCCAAAACTTACGTGACTGGGAAGGAACCACCATTCGCTTTGACATACAACCCCTATCAGAAAAAGAAACCGTGTTACAGTTTACCCATATCGGACTAAATGAAGAGCTAGAATGCTTTGAAGCCTGCCAACGAGGCTGGACTTCCTACTTATCAAGTTTGGAAAGCCTTGTTGTGACTGGGCAGGGTTCCCCTTACAAAGAAGAAAATATGTAA